A stretch of Pirellulales bacterium DNA encodes these proteins:
- a CDS encoding RimK/LysX family protein: protein MRTFAWTTWVVLTLPGRLVAAEPAAPPAEAPDVSAALEPAEKQIIGATAAIKVVDGGLTFPARVDTGATTTSLHVEEWSIEDPSETMAENVGKVIRFCIKNHEGQIEWLERKIVELSTIKTSVQEEQRYKVNITLSYRGVEKKVLVSLKDRSHMEYPLLLGRNFLEGNFVVDVAKSPRLDPRKLRKSKGQQRS, encoded by the coding sequence ATGCGAACGTTTGCTTGGACGACATGGGTCGTCTTGACTCTGCCCGGTCGGCTCGTCGCGGCTGAACCCGCGGCCCCTCCGGCCGAAGCCCCCGACGTCTCAGCAGCCCTCGAGCCCGCCGAAAAGCAGATCATCGGCGCCACCGCGGCGATCAAGGTCGTCGACGGGGGGCTCACCTTCCCGGCCCGGGTCGACACGGGCGCCACAACCACTTCGCTCCATGTCGAGGAGTGGTCGATCGAAGACCCCTCGGAGACCATGGCCGAGAACGTCGGCAAGGTCATTCGGTTCTGCATCAAGAACCACGAGGGGCAAATTGAGTGGCTCGAGCGCAAAATCGTCGAGTTATCGACGATTAAGACCTCGGTTCAGGAGGAGCAACGGTACAAGGTGAACATCACCCTGTCGTACCGCGGGGTCGAGAAGAAGGTCCTCGTGTCGCTCAAAGACCGCTCGCACATGGAGTACCCGCTGCTGCTGGGTCGCAACTTTCTGGAAGGGAACTTCGTGGTCGACGTCGCGAAGAGCCCCCGACTCGACCCGCGCAAGCTGCGAAAGTCCAAAGGCCAACAGCGCAGCTAA